A stretch of DNA from Spirochaeta isovalerica:
GTTCTTTAAAAATGCTTTTGGGAAGCCTCTGTTTCATCAGAGATGTACTGAAGCAGTTTTCTCCGTAAATTTCCTCAACAGATGAGGAACAAGTGATAGATTCATTGTCCATTATAAATTCTCCATTCATTTATTATCTTGAAAACATTTATGCATTTAATATGCCAACTAATTTCAGGAAATACTCTTAAATGTATAAATGTTTATATGAAAAAGAAATATAAAATATAAAATATGATGTTACAAATACTTAAGTTACTGAAGTATTGTTAAATAGTTACATTTGTGTATGAATATTCCGGTGTATTTACAAAAATGTATGAAATCATCTCTGAAGATCTCCCCCTCATCTCAACCGGGAGACAACGGGGTATTTCAAAGGTGAAATCATACATTTATGTATTTTATCACCCTATGGCTTCTTCGCCTGTTTCTCCGCTTCTGATACGGATGGTCTCTTCGATGGGGAGTACAAATATCTTTCCATCTCCGATTTCTCCGGTTCTGGCGCCTTTGATAATGGCGGCAGTTGTTCTTCCGACGAAGTCGTCATTTACAGCGATTTCAATTCTCACTTTATCGAGAAGGTTCACTTCGATATCCACACCTCTGTAAGACTCGACATACCCTTTCTGCTGACCGCATCCTTTGGAATTGGTTACCGATATTTTATGTATTTCATCTTTGAACAGTTCCTGCTTTACGGCATTCAGTTTATGGGGCTGAATATAAGCTATAATCAATTTCATGGTT
This window harbors:
- a CDS encoding P-II family nitrogen regulator, with amino-acid sequence MKLIIAYIQPHKLNAVKQELFKDEIHKISVTNSKGCGQQKGYVESYRGVDIEVNLLDKVRIEIAVNDDFVGRTTAAIIKGARTGEIGDGKIFVLPIEETIRIRSGETGEEAIG